One Pseudomonas tolaasii NCPPB 2192 genomic window carries:
- a CDS encoding sulfate ABC transporter substrate-binding protein, producing the protein MSSIRRYALAALASAVFAGSAVAKDYELLNVSYDPTRELYQDYNAEFTNFWKQSHPGDNVKIQQSHGGSGKQGRAVIDGLRADVVTLALAGDIDEIAKLGKTLPENWQTRLPDASTPYTSTIVFLVRKGNPKGIKDWGDLIKKDVSVITPNPKTSGGARWNFLAAWAYGLKAGGSEAKAQEYVKELFKHVPVLDTGARGSTITFVNNGQGDVLLAWENEAFLALKEDGGADKFDIVVPSLSILAEPPVAVVDKNAEKKGNTEIATEYLKHLYSPAGQEIAAKNFYRPRDEKVAAKYAQQFPKLDLVTIDKDFGGWKTAQPKFFNDGGVFDQIYTAQ; encoded by the coding sequence ATGTCGTCGATTCGCCGTTACGCCCTGGCCGCACTGGCCAGTGCCGTGTTTGCCGGTTCTGCCGTTGCCAAGGACTACGAGTTGCTCAACGTCTCGTATGACCCTACCCGTGAGCTGTACCAGGATTACAACGCTGAATTCACCAACTTCTGGAAACAGTCCCACCCCGGTGACAACGTCAAGATCCAGCAATCCCACGGCGGCTCGGGCAAGCAAGGCCGTGCGGTGATCGACGGTCTGCGCGCCGACGTGGTCACCCTGGCCCTGGCCGGTGATATCGACGAAATCGCCAAATTGGGCAAGACCCTGCCGGAAAACTGGCAAACCCGTCTGCCGGACGCCAGCACCCCGTACACCTCGACCATCGTGTTCCTGGTGCGCAAGGGCAACCCCAAAGGCATCAAGGACTGGGGCGACCTGATCAAGAAGGACGTTTCGGTGATCACCCCCAACCCGAAAACCTCCGGCGGTGCGCGCTGGAACTTCCTTGCCGCCTGGGCCTACGGCCTGAAAGCCGGCGGCAGCGAAGCCAAGGCCCAGGAATACGTGAAAGAGCTGTTCAAGCACGTACCGGTGCTGGATACCGGCGCGCGCGGTTCGACCATCACCTTCGTCAACAACGGTCAGGGTGACGTGTTGCTGGCTTGGGAAAACGAAGCGTTCCTGGCGTTGAAGGAAGACGGCGGCGCCGACAAGTTCGACATCGTCGTGCCTTCCCTGTCGATCCTCGCCGAGCCACCGGTTGCCGTGGTCGACAAGAATGCCGAGAAAAAGGGCAACACCGAAATCGCCACTGAATACCTGAAACACCTGTACAGCCCGGCTGGCCAGGAGATTGCGGCGAAGAACTTCTACCGCCCACGCGATGAAAAAGTCGCCGCCAAATACGCCCAGCAGTTCCCGAAACTGGACCTGGTGACTATCGACAAAGACTTCGGCGGCTGGAAAACTGCCCAACCGAAATTCTTTAACGACGGCGGCGTGTTCGACCAGATTTACACCGCGCAGTAA
- the cysW gene encoding sulfate ABC transporter permease subunit CysW — translation MSQSSISAASSANAARRGSAVSRRILISLGWLVFALFLLLPLFIVVSQGLKNGLGAFFTAILEPDALSALKLTVIAVVISVPLNVVFGVSAAWCVSKYSFRGKSILVTLIDLPFSVSPVIAGLVYVLMFGAQGFFGPWLADHDIQIVFALPGIVLATIFVTVPFVARELIPLMQEQGTQEEEAARLLGANGWQMFWHVTVPNIKWGLIYGVVLCTARAMGEFGAVSVVSGHIRGVTNTLPLHVEILYNEYNHVAAFAVASLLLILALFILLLKQWSENRINRLRKSAGEE, via the coding sequence ATGTCCCAATCGTCTATTTCCGCCGCGTCCTCGGCCAACGCTGCCCGCCGTGGCAGCGCGGTGTCGCGCCGCATCCTGATCAGCCTCGGCTGGCTGGTGTTCGCCCTGTTCCTGCTGCTGCCGCTGTTTATCGTGGTGTCCCAGGGCTTGAAGAACGGCCTCGGCGCGTTCTTCACCGCGATCCTCGAACCCGACGCGCTGTCGGCGCTGAAACTCACGGTCATCGCCGTGGTGATTTCGGTGCCCCTCAACGTGGTGTTCGGCGTCAGCGCCGCGTGGTGCGTGAGCAAATACTCGTTCCGTGGCAAGAGCATCCTGGTCACGCTGATCGACCTGCCGTTCTCGGTGTCGCCAGTGATCGCGGGTTTGGTCTACGTGCTGATGTTCGGCGCCCAGGGCTTCTTCGGGCCCTGGCTTGCCGACCATGACATCCAGATCGTGTTCGCCTTGCCCGGCATCGTGCTGGCGACCATCTTCGTCACCGTGCCCTTCGTGGCCCGTGAACTGATCCCGCTGATGCAGGAACAGGGCACCCAGGAAGAAGAGGCCGCGCGCCTGCTCGGCGCCAATGGCTGGCAGATGTTCTGGCATGTGACCGTGCCGAACATCAAATGGGGTCTGATCTACGGCGTGGTGCTGTGTACCGCGCGGGCCATGGGTGAGTTCGGCGCGGTGTCGGTGGTGTCCGGCCACATTCGCGGCGTGACCAATACCCTGCCGCTGCACGTCGAGATTCTCTACAACGAATACAACCACGTTGCCGCGTTTGCGGTGGCCAGCCTGTTGCTGATCCTGGCGCTCTTCATCCTGCTGCTCAAGCAGTGGAGCGAGAACCGTATCAACCGCCTGCGCAAAAGCGCCGGTGAGGAATAA
- the desA gene encoding delta-9 fatty acid desaturase DesA: MWYNGFLDLSAWQLVAVTLLMTHVTIVGVTVYLHRYSAHRSLELNGGLKHFFRFWLWLTTAQNTREWTAIHRKHHAKCETVDDPHSPVIKGLSTVMRKGAELYRAEAENPETLRIYGKNCPDDWIERKIYTPYPLLGVAIMAVIDLLLFGTIGITIWAIQMMWIPFWAAGVINGLGHAVGYRNFECRDAATNLVPWGIIVGGEELHNNHHTYPNSAKLSVKKWEFDLGWAWIKVFSFLRLAKVQRVAPIAHRVEGKGHLDMDTAMAILNNRFQIMAQYRKLVIGPLVKQELEKVDHSVRHQFHRAKRLLSRETSLLDDRHHVRIQSMLEHSHALTVIYEKRLALQQIWLKTSSNGHDMLAAIKEWVHEAEASGIQSLRDFAHQLKTYSLRPAAV; this comes from the coding sequence ATGTGGTACAACGGTTTTCTTGACCTGTCAGCCTGGCAACTGGTGGCAGTCACGCTGTTGATGACCCACGTGACCATTGTTGGTGTCACCGTCTATCTGCACCGTTATTCAGCCCATCGCTCCCTGGAGCTCAATGGTGGCTTGAAACACTTCTTCCGCTTCTGGCTGTGGCTGACCACAGCGCAGAACACTCGCGAGTGGACCGCCATCCACCGCAAACACCACGCCAAGTGCGAAACCGTCGACGACCCGCACAGCCCGGTCATCAAAGGCCTGTCTACCGTGATGCGCAAAGGCGCCGAGCTGTACCGCGCCGAGGCCGAAAACCCCGAGACCCTGCGCATCTACGGCAAAAACTGCCCGGACGACTGGATCGAACGCAAAATCTATACGCCCTACCCGCTGCTGGGCGTGGCGATCATGGCGGTCATCGACCTGCTGCTGTTCGGCACTATCGGCATCACCATCTGGGCGATCCAGATGATGTGGATTCCGTTCTGGGCCGCCGGCGTGATCAACGGTCTGGGCCATGCGGTGGGCTATCGCAACTTCGAATGCCGTGATGCGGCGACCAACCTGGTGCCGTGGGGCATCATTGTTGGCGGCGAAGAACTGCACAACAACCACCACACCTATCCCAACTCGGCCAAACTGTCGGTGAAAAAGTGGGAGTTCGACCTCGGTTGGGCGTGGATCAAGGTATTCAGCTTCCTGCGCCTGGCCAAGGTACAGCGCGTGGCGCCTATCGCGCATCGCGTGGAGGGCAAGGGCCATCTGGACATGGACACCGCCATGGCGATCCTCAACAACCGCTTCCAGATCATGGCCCAGTACCGCAAATTGGTGATCGGCCCGCTGGTCAAGCAGGAGCTGGAAAAGGTCGATCATTCGGTGCGTCACCAGTTTCACCGTGCCAAGCGCCTGCTGTCCCGTGAAACCAGCCTGCTGGATGACCGCCACCACGTGCGCATCCAGAGCATGCTGGAACACAGCCATGCCCTGACGGTGATCTACGAGAAGCGCCTGGCCTTGCAGCAGATCTGGCTAAAGACCAGCTCCAACGGCCACGACATGCTCGCCGCGATCAAGGAATGGGTCCATGAAGCCGAGGCCAGCGGCATCCAGTCACTGCGTGATTTTGCCCACCAGTTGAAGACCTACTCGCTGCGTCCTGCGGCAGTCTGA
- the oscA gene encoding sulfur starvation response protein OscA, which produces MSASLRSVDGQDEAAILREIQSALRDLRFGAVEITVHNAQVVQIERKEKFRLQNPGNKPA; this is translated from the coding sequence ATGAGCGCATCTCTACGTAGCGTCGACGGCCAGGACGAAGCAGCCATTTTGCGTGAGATCCAGAGCGCGTTGCGCGATCTGCGGTTTGGCGCGGTGGAAATCACGGTGCATAACGCCCAAGTGGTACAGATTGAACGCAAGGAAAAATTCCGTTTGCAGAACCCGGGCAACAAACCGGCTTAA
- the dibA gene encoding phosphodiesterase DibA, with product MLFSYRGALRVGLVYLLVSIAWFQLSNPLLINFLDDPKALERWLQVRGYVWIALSTVAIYLICLRFAHTHRQLQPLKANRERLQQAAAVFDCTREGVLVTDARGLIVHVNRAFMAITGYSREDVMGERPNLFKSGRHSSNFYQQMFQTLERTGEWSGEIWNRRKSGEIYPQWQTIRVIRDDQGAVSHYVAVFSDISAIKDSEHELAHLAHHDPLTDLPNRLLFTDRAEQALASAQVHKRGCALLLLDLDHFKIINDSLGHNVGDQLLKAVGERLKSLFGPGVTLARLGGDEFAVLAESCPQVVQAAALAQRMLDAMKQPFIFDGHQLFISASIGISLFPSDALSAEQLLRNADSALFKAKSAGREGYALYTEELTAHAQHRVEIASELRRALDQHELRVYYQPVHNLQDSRLIGFEALVRWQHPERGLVPPGEFIPIAERTGLIAEIDAWVMDQACRQMCQWLAGGVTLSFIAVNVSSRLFARRELYEQVAQVLHVTGLDPAFLELEVTESAVMDDPEVALEQLHRLRELGLRLAIDDFGTGYSSLLRLKRLPVQKLKIDQGFVAGLPWDEDDAAIVRVVIALAKSMGMQVHAEGIEQMEQARFLLEQECDMGQGYWFGRPVPASEIDWNRAPPIQN from the coding sequence ATGCTGTTTTCATACCGAGGTGCCCTGCGTGTGGGGCTGGTATACCTGCTGGTTTCCATCGCCTGGTTCCAGCTCAGCAACCCTCTATTAATCAACTTTCTCGATGACCCGAAGGCGTTAGAGCGCTGGCTGCAGGTGCGCGGCTACGTGTGGATCGCCCTCAGCACCGTGGCGATCTACCTGATTTGCCTGCGTTTTGCCCATACCCACCGGCAACTGCAGCCCCTCAAGGCCAATCGCGAGCGCCTGCAACAGGCTGCCGCCGTGTTCGACTGCACCCGCGAAGGTGTGCTGGTCACCGACGCCCGAGGCCTGATCGTGCACGTCAACCGGGCGTTCATGGCAATCACGGGCTACAGCCGCGAAGACGTCATGGGCGAGCGGCCGAACCTGTTCAAATCCGGTCGCCATTCGTCGAATTTCTATCAACAGATGTTCCAGACCCTGGAGCGCACCGGGGAATGGAGCGGTGAAATCTGGAACCGGCGCAAAAGCGGCGAGATTTACCCACAGTGGCAAACCATCCGTGTCATTCGTGATGACCAGGGCGCTGTCAGCCATTACGTGGCGGTGTTTTCCGACATCAGCGCCATCAAGGATTCCGAGCACGAACTGGCGCACCTCGCCCACCACGACCCGCTGACCGATTTGCCCAACCGCCTGCTGTTTACCGACCGTGCCGAGCAGGCGCTGGCGTCGGCCCAGGTGCATAAACGCGGCTGCGCGTTGCTGTTACTGGACCTGGACCACTTCAAAATCATCAACGACAGCCTTGGCCACAATGTCGGCGACCAGTTGCTCAAGGCCGTGGGCGAGCGCCTCAAAAGCCTGTTCGGCCCCGGGGTCACCCTGGCGCGCCTGGGCGGCGACGAGTTCGCGGTGCTGGCGGAAAGTTGTCCACAGGTGGTGCAGGCCGCCGCCCTGGCCCAGCGCATGCTCGATGCGATGAAGCAGCCGTTCATCTTTGACGGCCACCAGCTGTTTATCAGCGCCAGCATCGGCATCAGCCTGTTTCCCAGTGATGCCTTGAGCGCCGAGCAATTGCTGCGCAACGCCGATTCTGCGCTGTTCAAGGCCAAAAGCGCTGGCCGTGAGGGCTACGCGCTGTACACCGAAGAACTGACCGCCCACGCCCAGCATCGCGTGGAAATCGCCAGCGAGCTGCGCCGCGCCCTCGATCAGCACGAGCTGCGCGTCTATTACCAGCCGGTGCACAACCTGCAAGACAGCCGCCTGATCGGCTTCGAAGCGCTGGTGCGCTGGCAGCACCCGGAGCGTGGGCTGGTGCCGCCGGGGGAATTTATCCCCATCGCCGAGCGCACCGGGTTGATCGCGGAGATTGACGCCTGGGTCATGGACCAGGCCTGTCGCCAGATGTGCCAGTGGCTGGCCGGCGGTGTGACGTTGAGTTTTATCGCGGTGAATGTGTCCAGCCGACTGTTTGCCCGGCGTGAGCTGTACGAGCAGGTTGCCCAGGTGTTGCACGTCACGGGCCTGGATCCGGCGTTTCTGGAGCTGGAAGTCACCGAAAGCGCCGTGATGGACGACCCCGAGGTCGCGCTTGAGCAGTTGCACCGCCTGCGCGAACTGGGCCTGCGCCTGGCCATCGACGACTTCGGCACCGGCTATTCCTCGTTGCTGCGCCTTAAGCGTTTGCCGGTGCAGAAACTCAAGATCGACCAGGGCTTTGTTGCCGGGTTGCCATGGGATGAAGACGACGCGGCGATTGTGCGCGTGGTGATCGCCCTGGCGAAAAGCATGGGCATGCAGGTGCACGCCGAGGGGATTGAGCAGATGGAGCAAGCGCGGTTTCTGCTGGAGCAGGAGTGCGACATGGGGCAGGGGTATTGGTTTGGGCGGCCGGTGCCGGCGAGTGAAATCGATTGGAACCGAGCCCCCCCAATCCAGAATTGA
- the cysT gene encoding sulfate ABC transporter permease subunit CysT, with the protein MSRRISPVIPGFGLTLGYTVVYLSLIVLIPLAAMFVHAAQLTWDQFWNIISAPRVLAALKLSFGTALYAAIINGVIGTLLAWVLVRYTFPGRKIIDAMIDLPFALPTAVAGIALTALYTPTGLVGQFATDLGFKIAYTPLGITLALTFVTLPFVVRTVQPVLADIPREIEEAAACLGAKPLQVFRYILVPALLPAWLTGFALAFARGVGEYGSVIFIAGNMPMKTEILPLLIMVKLDQYDYHGATSIGVLMLVVSFVLLLLINLLQRRIEHP; encoded by the coding sequence ATGTCGCGTCGTATCTCCCCCGTCATACCCGGCTTCGGGCTGACGCTGGGCTACACCGTGGTGTACCTCAGCCTGATCGTACTCATCCCCCTGGCGGCGATGTTTGTACACGCCGCTCAACTTACCTGGGATCAGTTCTGGAACATCATCTCTGCACCTCGCGTGCTGGCGGCGTTGAAACTGAGCTTCGGCACCGCCCTGTACGCCGCCATCATCAACGGCGTGATCGGCACACTGTTGGCCTGGGTGCTGGTGCGCTACACCTTCCCCGGCCGCAAGATCATCGATGCGATGATTGACCTGCCGTTCGCCCTGCCTACTGCCGTGGCCGGTATCGCGCTCACCGCGCTGTACACCCCGACCGGGCTGGTGGGCCAGTTTGCCACCGACCTGGGCTTCAAAATTGCCTACACCCCGCTGGGCATCACGCTGGCGCTGACCTTCGTGACGCTGCCGTTCGTGGTGCGCACGGTGCAGCCGGTACTCGCCGACATCCCGCGGGAAATCGAAGAAGCCGCCGCCTGCCTGGGCGCCAAGCCGTTGCAGGTGTTCCGCTACATCCTCGTGCCCGCCTTGCTGCCTGCCTGGCTGACCGGCTTCGCGCTGGCCTTCGCGCGCGGTGTGGGTGAATACGGTTCGGTGATTTTCATCGCCGGCAACATGCCGATGAAAACCGAGATCCTGCCGCTGCTGATCATGGTCAAGCTCGACCAATACGACTACCACGGCGCCACGTCCATCGGCGTGCTGATGCTGGTGGTTTCCTTTGTTTTGCTGCTGCTGATCAACTTGCTGCAGCGTCGCATCGAACACCCATAA
- a CDS encoding HDOD domain-containing protein, whose translation MTAVDLPAVPRVLIAEADPWSRDLLKQVLLNVRCDARLDVCADGQQAATLLREKTYDLILADWELPGVDGLSLLRNVRQKRRSLPFILLSSRNDSASVREALPLAPTAYLTKPLNMEGLTQRLQDLLLNEGESVYCEIPPLAPGMTLPVFLERRREASDGAPLRVDVKAAVQHSLGPDGLDLKRLEEQVCMDPQITAVLIAAANSAGHHGTPVQTLPAALHKLAAGQSMNLILGLALKHNVVLGDPALIAYAERHWQLSQDTADYARRLARMLDLDVERCYSAGILHRLGDLALLRCLEDWRQGGGALDDEVIGESLFTFGAAYGSALRARWRLPLELRQLIAATYSLEGGVYSRDALVVNLAAQMARLTEHEGLEALARGKTARLLKVGLSELTRVRKS comes from the coding sequence ATGACTGCTGTTGATTTACCCGCTGTACCCCGTGTGCTGATTGCCGAGGCGGACCCTTGGTCGCGGGACCTGCTCAAGCAAGTGCTGTTGAATGTGCGCTGCGACGCGCGGCTGGATGTGTGTGCCGATGGTCAGCAAGCGGCCACACTGTTACGAGAAAAAACCTACGACCTGATTCTGGCGGATTGGGAGCTGCCGGGCGTCGATGGCCTGAGCCTGCTGCGCAACGTGCGGCAAAAACGCCGTTCGCTGCCGTTCATTCTGTTGAGCAGTCGCAATGACAGCGCCAGCGTGCGCGAAGCTTTGCCGCTGGCCCCCACGGCTTACCTGACCAAACCCCTGAACATGGAAGGCCTGACCCAGCGTCTGCAGGACTTGCTGCTCAACGAAGGCGAAAGCGTTTACTGCGAAATTCCGCCGCTGGCGCCGGGCATGACGTTGCCGGTGTTTTTGGAGCGTCGTCGCGAAGCCTCCGATGGTGCGCCGCTGCGGGTGGATGTGAAGGCCGCCGTGCAACACAGCCTCGGCCCCGACGGGCTGGACCTCAAACGCCTGGAAGAACAGGTGTGCATGGACCCACAAATCACGGCGGTGCTGATCGCCGCAGCCAACAGCGCCGGCCATCACGGCACACCGGTGCAGACCCTGCCGGCGGCGCTGCACAAGCTGGCAGCCGGGCAGAGCATGAACCTGATCCTCGGCCTTGCCCTCAAGCACAACGTGGTACTGGGCGACCCGGCGCTGATCGCCTACGCCGAGCGCCACTGGCAGTTGTCCCAGGACACCGCCGACTACGCCCGTCGCCTGGCGCGCATGCTGGACCTGGACGTCGAGCGTTGTTACAGCGCCGGCATTCTGCATCGCCTGGGTGACCTAGCACTGTTGCGCTGCCTGGAAGACTGGCGCCAGGGCGGCGGTGCGCTGGATGACGAGGTCATCGGCGAGTCTCTGTTTACCTTTGGCGCGGCCTACGGTTCGGCGTTGCGCGCGCGCTGGCGCCTGCCGCTTGAGTTGCGCCAGTTGATTGCGGCGACGTATTCACTGGAAGGCGGGGTGTATTCGCGGGATGCGCTGGTGGTGAACCTGGCGGCGCAGATGGCGCGGCTGACCGAACATGAGGGGCTGGAAGCGCTGGCCAGGGGCAAGACCGCGCGGTTGCTGAAAGTCGGCCTGTCGGAGCTGACGCGCGTTCGCAAAAGCTGA
- a CDS encoding sensor domain-containing diguanylate cyclase yields the protein MVLENPFPPDTPTAEPSRPAAAATLLALVHAQGEVERLSEREQLLSSLLVSVNAVLWAIDWETRRVLYVSPAYERVFGRSAVLLLADHREWRNSIHPEDLDYAEHSLARVLEDGAVEDREYRIITADGQIRWLSDKCYINQQAEPGEPLIVVGMAEDITEKKQMELELHRLATTDVLTQSSNRRHFFECANQAFDSACAQGAPLAFLLLDIDDFKDVNDSYGHLEGDQVLRRIAESGRSVLRRGDLFGRIGGEEFAAVLPGCAPEMALQVAERLGKEIQALKFSYEGRDFTVTVSQGLASLREQDSTLDSLFARADAAMYEAKRLGKNRVIAD from the coding sequence ATGGTTCTCGAAAACCCCTTTCCACCCGACACGCCCACGGCCGAGCCTTCCCGCCCGGCCGCAGCGGCGACCCTGCTGGCGCTGGTGCATGCCCAGGGTGAAGTCGAGCGACTGAGTGAACGCGAACAACTGTTGAGTTCCCTGCTGGTCAGCGTGAACGCCGTGCTGTGGGCCATTGATTGGGAGACGCGGCGCGTGCTGTATGTGAGCCCGGCCTATGAGCGGGTGTTCGGCCGTTCGGCGGTTTTACTGCTGGCCGACCACCGGGAATGGCGCAACAGTATTCACCCTGAAGACCTCGACTACGCCGAACACAGCCTGGCCCGCGTGCTGGAAGACGGCGCGGTGGAGGACCGCGAGTACCGCATCATCACCGCCGACGGGCAAATCCGCTGGCTGAGCGACAAGTGCTACATCAACCAGCAAGCTGAACCCGGCGAACCGTTGATCGTGGTCGGTATGGCCGAAGACATCACCGAAAAGAAGCAAATGGAGCTGGAGCTGCACCGCCTGGCCACCACCGACGTGCTGACCCAAAGCAGCAACCGACGGCATTTTTTCGAGTGCGCCAACCAGGCCTTCGACAGCGCCTGCGCCCAGGGCGCGCCGCTGGCGTTTCTGTTGCTGGACATTGATGACTTCAAGGACGTCAACGACTCCTACGGCCATCTGGAAGGCGATCAGGTGTTGCGGCGTATCGCCGAGAGCGGGCGAAGTGTATTGCGCCGTGGCGACCTGTTCGGGCGCATTGGTGGCGAAGAGTTTGCGGCGGTGCTGCCCGGCTGCGCACCGGAAATGGCGCTGCAGGTGGCCGAACGGCTGGGCAAGGAAATCCAGGCGCTGAAATTCAGCTACGAAGGCCGGGATTTTACCGTGACCGTCAGCCAGGGCCTGGCCAGTCTGCGCGAGCAGGATTCGACCCTGGACAGCCTGTTTGCACGGGCCGATGCGGCCATGTACGAGGCCAAGCGCCTGGGCAAAAACCGGGTGATCGCAGACTGA
- the gabT gene encoding 4-aminobutyrate--2-oxoglutarate transaminase, which yields MSKTNASLMKRREAAVPRGVGQIHPIFAESAKNATVTDVEGREFIDFAGGIAVLNTGHVHPKIIAAVTEQLNKLTHTCFQVLAYEPYVELCEKVNAKVPGDFAKKTLLVTTGSEAVENAVKIARAATGRAGVIAFTGAYHGRTMMTLGLTGKVVPYSAGMGLMPGGVFRALYPNELHGVSIDDSIASIERIFKNDAEPRDIAAIIIEPVQGEGGFYVAPKAFMKRLRELCDKHGILLIADEVQTGAGRTGTFFAMEQMGVAADLTTFAKSIAGGFPLAGVCGKAEYMDAIAPGGLGGTYAGSPIACAAALAVMEVFEEEHLLDRCKAVGERLVTGLKAIQAKYPVIGEVRALGAMIAVELFEDGDSHKPNAAAVASVVAKARDKGLILLSCGTYGNVLRVLVPLTSPDEQLDKGLAIIEECFSEL from the coding sequence ATGAGCAAGACCAACGCATCCCTGATGAAACGCCGCGAAGCCGCTGTACCACGCGGTGTTGGCCAGATTCACCCGATCTTCGCCGAATCCGCGAAGAACGCCACCGTGACCGACGTTGAAGGTCGCGAGTTCATCGACTTCGCCGGCGGCATCGCCGTGCTGAATACCGGCCACGTGCACCCGAAAATCATCGCGGCCGTGACCGAGCAGTTGAACAAGCTGACTCACACCTGCTTCCAGGTGCTGGCCTACGAGCCTTACGTAGAACTGTGCGAAAAAGTGAACGCCAAGGTGCCAGGTGATTTCGCCAAGAAAACCCTGCTGGTCACCACCGGTTCCGAAGCCGTTGAGAACGCCGTGAAAATTGCCCGCGCCGCCACTGGCCGCGCCGGCGTGATCGCGTTCACCGGCGCCTACCACGGCCGCACCATGATGACCCTGGGCCTGACCGGTAAAGTCGTGCCTTACTCGGCCGGCATGGGCCTGATGCCCGGCGGCGTGTTCCGCGCGCTGTACCCGAACGAACTGCACGGTGTGAGCATCGACGACTCGATCGCCAGCATCGAACGCATCTTCAAAAACGATGCCGAGCCGCGTGACATTGCTGCCATCATCATCGAGCCGGTGCAGGGCGAAGGCGGTTTCTACGTCGCGCCAAAAGCCTTCATGAAGCGCCTGCGCGAGCTGTGCGACAAGCACGGCATTCTGCTGATCGCCGACGAAGTGCAAACCGGTGCCGGCCGTACTGGCACCTTCTTCGCCATGGAGCAGATGGGTGTTGCTGCCGACCTGACCACCTTCGCCAAATCCATCGCTGGCGGCTTCCCGCTGGCCGGTGTGTGCGGCAAGGCCGAGTACATGGATGCCATCGCACCCGGCGGCCTGGGCGGCACCTACGCCGGTAGCCCGATCGCCTGCGCTGCGGCCCTGGCCGTGATGGAAGTGTTTGAAGAAGAGCACCTGCTGGACCGCTGCAAAGCCGTGGGCGAGCGCCTGGTGACCGGTTTGAAGGCCATCCAGGCCAAGTACCCGGTCATCGGCGAAGTGCGTGCCTTGGGCGCGATGATCGCCGTTGAGCTGTTCGAAGACGGCGACAGCCACAAGCCAAATGCGGCGGCCGTTGCCTCCGTGGTGGCCAAGGCGCGTGACAAGGGCCTGATCCTGCTGAGCTGCGGCACCTACGGCAACGTGTTGCGCGTACTGGTCCCGCTCACCTCGCCGGACGAGCAACTGGACAAAGGTTTGGCGATCATCGAAGAGTGTTTCTCCGAGCTGTAA
- a CDS encoding sulfate/molybdate ABC transporter ATP-binding protein, protein MSIEVRNVSKNFNAFKALNSINLDIQSGELVALLGPSGCGKTTLLRIIAGLETPDAGSIVFHGEDVSGHDVRDRNVGFVFQHYALFRHMTVFDNVAFGLRMKPKNQRPTESQIASKVHELLNMVQLDWLSDRYPEQLSGGQRQRIALARALAVEPKVLLLDEPFGALDAKVRKELRRWLARLHEDINLTSVFVTHDQEEAMEVADRIVVMNKGVIEQIGSPGEVYENPASDFVYHFLGDSNRLHLGEDKHVLFRPHEVSLSRHELEDHHAAEVRDIRPLGATTRVTLKVEGQSELIEAEVVKDHDSLTGLARGETLFFKPKVWQKA, encoded by the coding sequence ATGTCGATTGAAGTCCGTAATGTCAGCAAGAATTTCAACGCCTTCAAGGCCCTGAACAGCATCAATCTGGACATCCAGAGTGGCGAGCTGGTGGCGTTGCTGGGCCCGTCCGGCTGCGGCAAGACCACCTTGCTGCGCATCATCGCAGGTCTTGAAACCCCGGATGCCGGCAGCATTGTGTTCCACGGTGAAGACGTGTCCGGCCACGACGTGCGGGATCGCAACGTCGGGTTTGTGTTCCAGCACTACGCGCTGTTCCGCCACATGACGGTGTTCGATAACGTCGCCTTCGGCCTGCGCATGAAGCCGAAAAACCAGCGCCCGACCGAAAGCCAGATCGCCAGCAAAGTGCACGAGCTGCTGAACATGGTGCAGCTGGACTGGCTGTCGGATCGCTACCCGGAACAACTCTCCGGCGGCCAGCGCCAGCGTATCGCCCTGGCCCGTGCCCTGGCGGTGGAGCCGAAAGTGCTGTTGCTCGACGAACCGTTTGGCGCCCTAGACGCCAAGGTACGTAAAGAATTGCGCCGCTGGCTGGCGCGCCTGCACGAAGACATCAACCTGACTTCCGTGTTCGTGACCCACGACCAGGAAGAGGCCATGGAAGTCGCCGACCGTATCGTGGTGATGAACAAGGGCGTGATCGAGCAGATCGGCTCACCGGGTGAAGTCTACGAAAACCCTGCCAGCGATTTTGTGTACCACTTCCTCGGCGACTCCAACCGCCTGCATTTGGGTGAAGACAAGCACGTGCTGTTCCGCCCCCATGAAGTGTCGTTGTCGCGCCACGAGCTGGAAGACCACCACGCCGCTGAAGTGCGCGACATCCGCCCCTTGGGCGCGACCACCCGCGTGACGCTGAAAGTGGAAGGGCAGAGCGAGCTGATCGAAGCCGAAGTGGTGAAAGACCACGACAGCCTGACCGGTTTGGCCCGTGGCGAAACCTTGTTCTTCAAACCCAAGGTCTGGCAAAAAGCCTGA